A single Thermoanaerobaculia bacterium DNA region contains:
- the cysS gene encoding cysteine--tRNA ligase, with the protein MTLSISNTLGRAREEFQPLTPGKVGLYTCGPTVYNYIHIGNLRTFIWEDVLRRTLEFLGYEVTHVMNITDIDDKTIRDSSAQGLSLKEFTDRYTEAFFEDIDLVGIKRAHVYPRATEHIDAMVDMIQKLEARGHTYRSGGSIYFKISTFPSYGKLSGIDIDSVQPGARVDHDEYEKADVRDFALWKETKEGEPTWETPLGPGRPGWHIECSAMSSVYLGDTFDIHTGAVDNIFPHHENEIAQAEGATGMPFVRYWLHAEHLIVDGEKMAKSKGNFYTLRDLTARGWDPMSIRYLLLSVPYRRKLNFTFTALDSAKKALERLDIFIRRLEEVRSSERQEGMYPEEACSSFLSEYTSCLENDINTAEALASLFNFVRKVNGWIDTGDLSAGGAALCLSTLKQVDTVLGILPAGSTESDHEIDNLVSRREEARKNRNFAEADEIRTRLDSLGIIVEDTPSGPRWRRKI; encoded by the coding sequence ATGACATTATCCATTTCCAACACTCTGGGAAGAGCCCGGGAAGAATTCCAACCCCTTACGCCAGGGAAAGTGGGGCTCTACACCTGCGGCCCGACGGTCTATAACTATATTCACATCGGGAACCTTCGAACCTTTATCTGGGAAGATGTTCTTCGAAGAACCCTGGAATTCCTCGGATATGAAGTGACCCACGTGATGAATATAACCGATATCGATGACAAAACGATCCGGGATTCCAGCGCCCAGGGGCTCTCCCTGAAGGAATTTACAGATCGATACACCGAAGCATTCTTTGAAGACATCGATCTTGTCGGCATCAAAAGAGCTCACGTTTATCCAAGAGCCACGGAACATATCGACGCCATGGTGGATATGATTCAGAAGCTGGAAGCCCGCGGCCACACCTACCGTTCGGGAGGATCGATCTATTTCAAAATCTCCACGTTCCCCTCCTACGGGAAGCTCAGCGGAATTGATATCGATTCCGTTCAACCCGGTGCCCGGGTGGATCACGATGAGTACGAAAAGGCGGACGTGAGAGATTTCGCTCTGTGGAAAGAGACAAAGGAAGGAGAACCCACATGGGAGACTCCTCTTGGGCCAGGCCGCCCCGGCTGGCATATTGAATGTTCAGCCATGAGTTCTGTTTATCTCGGAGACACGTTCGACATCCATACAGGAGCCGTAGACAACATCTTTCCTCATCATGAAAATGAGATTGCTCAGGCGGAGGGAGCCACGGGCATGCCCTTTGTGCGCTACTGGCTGCACGCAGAGCACCTGATCGTCGATGGCGAGAAAATGGCCAAATCCAAAGGTAATTTCTATACGCTCCGCGACCTCACCGCCCGGGGATGGGATCCCATGTCCATTCGTTATCTTCTCCTTTCGGTACCCTACAGGAGAAAGCTTAACTTCACCTTCACGGCACTGGACTCTGCCAAGAAAGCCCTGGAACGACTTGACATCTTCATTCGCCGTCTGGAAGAAGTTCGTTCCTCTGAACGACAGGAGGGGATGTACCCGGAAGAGGCATGCTCGTCTTTCCTTTCGGAATACACCTCCTGTCTGGAAAATGACATCAATACAGCAGAAGCCCTTGCTTCTCTCTTCAATTTTGTCAGAAAGGTGAACGGATGGATCGACACAGGGGACCTCTCCGCCGGAGGAGCAGCACTCTGTCTGTCCACGTTGAAACAAGTGGATACCGTTCTGGGAATCCTTCCAGCAGGTTCCACCGAAAGTGACCATGAAATCGATAATCTTGTA
- the def gene encoding peptide deformylase yields the protein MAIRDIIIYGHPTLRMKSSKVEEFNEELKRLVHDMVETMYAEPGVGLAANQVDVPLQVAVVDITVGEDPDSLIVLVNPEITQTEGTQDGEEGCLSIPGIQTSLERPSRVTVRAQNLQGKPFTITGEGLLARAFCHEIDHLNGVLFIDHLTGLQKKVIQRKLQRMAKSA from the coding sequence ATGGCCATTCGAGATATTATCATCTATGGTCATCCTACGCTGAGGATGAAAAGTTCGAAAGTCGAAGAGTTTAATGAAGAGCTGAAACGTCTCGTCCATGACATGGTAGAAACCATGTACGCGGAACCGGGCGTCGGCCTTGCTGCAAACCAGGTGGATGTGCCTCTGCAGGTCGCCGTTGTCGACATTACCGTCGGAGAAGATCCTGATTCTCTTATCGTACTGGTCAATCCTGAGATCACACAAACGGAGGGAACACAGGACGGCGAGGAGGGTTGTCTTTCTATCCCGGGAATTCAGACTTCCCTGGAGAGGCCCAGCCGGGTGACTGTTCGGGCACAAAATCTTCAGGGAAAACCATTCACAATCACCGGGGAGGGTTTACTGGCACGGGCCTTCTGCCATGAAATCGACCACCTGAATGGTGTCCTGTTTATCGATCATCTTACAGGGCTTCAGAAAAAAGTGATTCAGCGAAAACTTCAACGGATGGCAAAGAGCGCATGA
- a CDS encoding cyclic nucleotide-binding domain-containing protein has product MGLRDLFKGKKDNDDYLTHIREGRLDQAIDLLTDLCEHEPKNTFIHMKLAECLEQTGAIDPAVDALERVVRIYMEDGYVAKAVAIQKKIQRLRPDRGRSTSHSLAAEVEDLKATKSWSEISLPPFFTLFKPEELEEIMMEGVELLELKPGNTVITEGETGTTMFAVVEGKVRVTTRAPGGEEVHLADMGPGDFFGEGSLLTSKPRTATVTTAEECQLLEFPRTKMDEIIARHPRVEEVLRQFFESRAEHTVEAMLAKLKKE; this is encoded by the coding sequence ATGGGCCTGCGTGACCTGTTTAAAGGAAAAAAAGACAACGACGATTACCTCACCCATATTCGTGAAGGAAGACTGGATCAGGCTATTGATCTGCTGACGGATCTTTGTGAACATGAGCCGAAAAACACCTTCATTCACATGAAACTTGCTGAGTGCCTTGAACAGACGGGAGCAATCGATCCCGCGGTTGATGCCCTGGAACGAGTAGTTCGGATCTACATGGAAGACGGATATGTTGCCAAGGCTGTGGCGATCCAGAAAAAAATTCAGCGGCTGAGACCGGACAGGGGGCGATCTACCTCCCATAGCCTGGCAGCTGAGGTCGAAGACCTGAAGGCAACAAAGAGCTGGTCAGAAATCTCCCTCCCCCCCTTCTTTACCCTCTTTAAACCTGAAGAACTGGAAGAAATCATGATGGAGGGTGTGGAACTTCTTGAACTGAAACCAGGAAACACCGTAATCACGGAGGGAGAAACCGGAACAACCATGTTCGCTGTTGTGGAAGGAAAAGTGAGGGTGACAACCAGGGCTCCTGGAGGTGAGGAAGTCCACCTTGCAGACATGGGCCCGGGAGATTTTTTTGGTGAAGGAAGCCTCCTGACCTCAAAACCGCGAACGGCAACGGTCACGACGGCAGAAGAGTGTCAGCTTCTCGAATTTCCACGCACCAAGATGGATGAAATTATTGCCCGGCATCCCCGTGTTGAAGAGGTGTTGAGACAATTTTTCGAAAGCCGGGCCGAACATACCGTGGAGGCCATGCTGGCGAAGTTGAAAAAGGAGTAA
- a CDS encoding FumA C-terminus/TtdB family hydratase beta subunit translates to MHHDTMKKNLIELIRRTSAFLPPDVNEVLQTGLSWDKGNTMAEFAMDMIAQNVGLAKKRSLPICQDTGTIGFYVHAPKNFDHAMFKLAAREAVEEATAVGYLRQNSVDSITGKNTGNNLGPGHPSFHIEQWDKETVDVRLVLKGGGCENMSTQYKLPAVIAEKKVGRDLDGVYACVMDAVHQAQGKGCGPGFLGVCIGGDRADGYAHAKAQLLRPLDDSNPNPELAALESRIVTDANQLSIGPMGFSGKFTLGSCKIGTLNRLPASFFVSVAYMCWAYRRRGAVMKPDGTVVEWLYQEPGEFDAPIEMEETFEVRQKNITSLNLPLSEKDVRDLHVGDTVLLNGILFTGRDAVHKYLHDGGKLDVIQGGVIYHCGPVVVEKDGTYQVMAAGPTTSIREEPYQGDIIKEFSIRAVIGKGGMGEKTLQACKEHGAVYLHAIGGAAQIYALCVEEVRNVYLKEQFGSPEAVWELRVKNFPAVVTMDSHGKSLHREVENQSYNKLKSLLSNK, encoded by the coding sequence ATGCACCATGACACGATGAAAAAGAATCTTATTGAACTTATCCGAAGGACCAGCGCCTTTCTTCCACCCGATGTGAATGAAGTCCTGCAGACAGGCCTTTCCTGGGATAAAGGCAACACCATGGCTGAGTTTGCCATGGATATGATTGCCCAGAATGTAGGACTGGCCAAGAAGCGATCTCTTCCGATATGCCAGGACACTGGAACCATCGGCTTTTACGTCCATGCCCCGAAAAATTTTGACCACGCCATGTTTAAGCTGGCGGCCCGGGAAGCCGTGGAAGAAGCGACTGCTGTCGGATATCTCCGACAAAACTCGGTTGATTCCATCACGGGCAAGAACACGGGCAACAATTTAGGACCGGGGCACCCATCCTTTCATATTGAACAATGGGATAAGGAAACGGTTGATGTACGTCTTGTGTTGAAAGGCGGCGGTTGTGAAAATATGAGCACTCAATACAAGCTTCCCGCAGTCATTGCCGAAAAGAAAGTCGGGAGGGATCTGGACGGTGTATATGCCTGTGTTATGGATGCGGTTCATCAGGCACAGGGAAAGGGGTGCGGTCCCGGATTTCTTGGCGTCTGTATTGGCGGCGACCGTGCCGACGGGTATGCACATGCGAAAGCACAGCTTCTGCGACCGCTGGATGACAGCAACCCAAACCCGGAACTGGCTGCCCTGGAATCCCGCATTGTAACGGATGCCAATCAGCTTTCGATCGGCCCCATGGGGTTTTCTGGAAAGTTCACTCTTGGCAGCTGTAAAATCGGGACGCTGAATCGTCTCCCTGCCAGCTTTTTTGTTTCGGTGGCCTACATGTGCTGGGCATATCGTCGGAGGGGCGCCGTAATGAAACCGGATGGAACCGTTGTTGAATGGCTCTACCAGGAACCCGGAGAATTCGACGCTCCGATCGAAATGGAGGAAACTTTTGAGGTCCGTCAGAAAAACATTACATCCCTGAACCTTCCCCTTTCAGAAAAAGACGTGCGGGATCTCCATGTCGGAGATACGGTTCTTCTTAATGGAATCCTTTTCACGGGAAGAGATGCCGTCCACAAGTATCTCCATGATGGGGGAAAACTCGATGTAATCCAGGGTGGAGTCATTTACCATTGCGGTCCTGTAGTTGTTGAAAAGGACGGCACTTACCAGGTCATGGCGGCCGGTCCTACGACTTCAATTCGCGAAGAACCCTATCAGGGAGATATTATTAAGGAATTTTCCATTCGCGCCGTGATCGGAAAGGGTGGAATGGGCGAAAAAACTTTGCAGGCATGCAAGGAGCATGGAGCCGTTTATCTTCACGCCATTGGAGGTGCGGCGCAGATTTATGCTCTCTGTGTGGAAGAGGTACGTAATGTCTATCTTAAGGAACAATTTGGTTCTCCCGAAGCGGTCTGGGAACTCCGTGTGAAAAACTTTCCTGCCGTAGTCACCATGGACAGCCATGGAAAGTCACTTCACAGGGAAGTTGAGAACCAGTCTTACAATAAGCTTAAGTCCTTGCTCTCGAACAAATAA